One Xenopus tropicalis strain Nigerian chromosome 8, UCB_Xtro_10.0, whole genome shotgun sequence genomic window carries:
- the LOC100125049 gene encoding uncharacterized protein LOC100125049 produces the protein MEAPGQAALYDTAFVRNGRAVTVLWGCCTMFLGILEIVVLLQPTWILGGEGRGSFGLYQVCEELEWGLECHGPPGPLQALPPFETAAGFLVAALLLVLLSFGCIGLRWFCHSGTIFKLCAWLQLTAAFCQALACLLFPRGWDSPLLRPLCGFRSDSYQLGGCSIHWGFVLAVLGTLDAVVLSVLGFILGKRQDALHPNDTKTIKKDLPLA, from the exons ATGGAGGCTCCGGGACAGGCGGCGCTGTACGACACGGCGTTTGTGCGCAATGGGAGGGCCGTCACCGTACTTTGGGGGTGCTGCACTATGTTCCTGGGGATCCTGGAGATCGTGGTGCTGCTGCAGCCGACGTGGATCCTGGGGGGCGAGGGGAGGGGCAGCTTCGGCCTATACCAGGTGTGTGAGGAGCTGGAGTGGGGGCTGGAGTGCCACGGCCCCCCGGGACCCCTACAGGCGCTGCCCCCCTTTGAGACGGCGGCCGGGTTCCTGGTGGCGGCGCTGCTGCTGGTTCTGTTGAGCTTCGGCTGCATCGGGCTCCGCTGGTTCTGCCATTCCGGCACCATCTTCAAACTGTGCGCTTGGCTCCAACTCACCGCCG CCTTCTGCCAGGCCCTGGCGTGTCTCTTGTTCCCTCGGGGGTGGGACTCCCCGCTGCTCCGCCCCCTTTGTGGCTTTCGCTCAGACAGTTACCAGCTGGGGGGCTGCTCCATCCACTGGGGCTTTGTACTGGCCGTACTGGGGACCCTCGATGCAGTCGTACTCTCCGTATTGGGGTTCATCTTGGGGAAACGACAGGACGCCTTGCACCCCAACGACACGAAAACCATCAAGAAAG ATTTGCCCCTCGCCTGA
- the LOC116406712 gene encoding uncharacterized protein LOC116406712 translates to MMGPWFLLVAVTACVSAPGTLAKPLGSVSHDDLGMSHRFRRSVPANLPYDVDMMPYLSSESLQEEALYPDINPVLLSRLSAFPQEALLAAMERSGSNNRAEPLQDNLALQQLLEDGQRRDKEALYLANLLHLWNQINQGRGFPDQLQPPRGSLQRDREALRSYQDYDETALAPRSVRPQVPRNQMAQSRYRQDGGYQATAPQLPQEEVGEDGVPMDEEMLRFLVTRVLSAMSEAEMPQRLSPPPARRLRRSLAENPPGDPPTNLLRIKRPDSPPEPDYVPSGLLRRKRIDGDLEARPGHYAEQRFAEQLLKYLPD, encoded by the exons ATGATGGGCCCCTGGTTCCTGCTGGTGGCTGTCActgcctgtgtgagtgccccGGGTACCCTTGCCAAG CCGCTGGGGAGTGTCTCCCACGATGATCTGGGCATGTCCCACCGGTTCCGCAGGAGCGTGCCAGCCAACCTTCCTTATGATGTAGACATGATGCCATACTTATCCTCGGAGTCCCTACAGGAGGAGGCTTTGTACCCAGACATAAACCCAGTGCTGCTCTCCAGGTTATCAGCCTTCCCCCAGGAGGCATTACTGGCAGCCATGGAACGCTCTGGGTCCAATAACCGGGCAGAACCTCTGCAGGACAACCTGGCTCTGCAGCAGCTGCTGGAAGACGGACAGCGGAGAGACAAAGAGGCCCTGTACCTGGCCAACCTCTTGCACCTGTGGAACCAGATCAATCAGGGCCGGGGCTTCCCAGACCAACTGCAACCCCCCCGAGGGTCTctgcagagagacagagaggccCTCAGGTCCTACCAAGATTATGATGAGACCGCGTTGGCCCCCCGCTCCGTCAGACCCCAGGTCCCCAGGAACCAAATGGCTCAGAGTCGCTACCGACAGGATGGTGGGTACCAAGCGACTGCTCCCCAACTGCCACAGGAGGAGGTCGGAGAGGACGGGGTCCCCATGGACGAGGAGATGTTACG GTTCCTGGTGACCCGAGTTCTCTCGGCAATGAGTGAAGCGGAGATGCCCCAGCGCCTGTCGCCCCCCCCTGCTCGCCGGCTGCGCCGATCTCTGGCTGAAAACCCCCCAGGAGACCCCCCCACCAACCTCCTGCGCATCAAGCGGCCCGACAGCCCCCCCGAGCCTGACTACGTGCCCAGTGGGCTACTGCGCCGGAAGCGCATTGATGGAGACCTGGAGGCCCGGCCCGGCCACTACGCTGAGCAGAGATTCGCTGAGCAGCTTCTCAAGTACCTCCCAGACTAA
- the LOC116406956 gene encoding myoD family inhibitor-like isoform X2 encodes MSEGHPGTPGNLPAISGGARISAEPPETPGDTEENDPRGARLSPEPTCPKHQNRGSSRRKKTQGPKLSARHIEQAAGDDSCALCLLAGLFCEASMLCSALLACVSCGPCADGAPCCSPCSSGCASVGGSLCDCLTASEGCRSSDCLDLCLECCALCFPS; translated from the exons ATGAGCGAGGGGCACCCTGGAACTCCCGGGAACCTTCCAGCCATAAGCGGCGGCGCCAGGATCTCAGCAGAACCCCCCGAGACGCCTGGAG ATACAGAGGAGAATGATCCCCGGGGGGCCCGACTCAGCCCAGAACCGACCTGCCCCAAACACCAGAACCGGGGCTCCTCCAGGAGGAAGAAAACCCAGGGCCCCAAACTGTCAGCCAGACACATAGAACAGGCAGCGGGGGATG ACAGCTGCGCTCTCTGCCTCTTGGCCGGGCTGTTCTGTGAGGCCTCCATGCTGTGCTCTGCCCTGCTGGCCTGTGTGAGCTGTGGCCCCTGCGCTGATGGGGCCCCGTGTTGCTCCCCCTGTTCCTCCGGCTGCGCCTCAGTGGGGGGCTCCCTGTGCGACTGTCTAACGGCGAGTGAGGGGTGTCGCTCCTCCGACTGCCTGGATCTGTGCCTGGAGTGCTGCGCTCTCTGCTTCCCCTCCTGA
- the LOC116406956 gene encoding myoD family inhibitor domain-containing protein 2-like isoform X1 yields the protein MSEGHPGTPGNLPAISGGARISAEPPETPGDTEENDPRGARLSPEPTCPKHQNRGSSRRKKTQGPKLSARHIEQAAGDVSDLSASLLLACLFCHFSDCLVLLPGTCDLGLRCLCCSQSPSSCLSAFPDLCCCLSPSACSNTDCGCLDMCQHTAECLEFAMEVSELCYR from the exons ATGAGCGAGGGGCACCCTGGAACTCCCGGGAACCTTCCAGCCATAAGCGGCGGCGCCAGGATCTCAGCAGAACCCCCCGAGACGCCTGGAG ATACAGAGGAGAATGATCCCCGGGGGGCCCGACTCAGCCCAGAACCGACCTGCCCCAAACACCAGAACCGGGGCTCCTCCAGGAGGAAGAAAACCCAGGGCCCCAAACTGTCAGCCAGACACATAGAACAGGCAGCGGGGGATG TCTCAGATCTCTCGGCATCTCTGCTCCTGGCCTGTCTTTTCTGCCACTTCTCTGACTGTCTCGTCCTGCTCCCTGGGACATGTGACCTAGGCCTGCGCTGTCTCTGCTGCTCCCAGTCTCCCTCCAGCTGTCTCTCAGCCTTCCCTGACCTGTGCTGCTGTCTCTCTCCTTCCGCCTGTTCCAACACCGACTGCGGCTGCCTGGATATGTGCCAGCATACGGCCGAGTGCCTGGAGTTTGCCATGGAGGTCTCCGAGCTGTGCTACCGCTAA